The following is a genomic window from Micrococcus cohnii.
GGCCTCGTCCGCCTCGAGCAGGCCGACGGCGTGGAGGGCGGCCACCTGCGCGCCCGGGCGGCGGGTCCCAAACGCGGCCAGCTCCTGCTGCACGGTCTCGGCGGCGAACTGGGGGTGCTGGCAGACCCACCACACCTGTTCCGATGGCGGCATCACGAGTGGGCCCTGCGCGGTGACGGTCTCGGCCCGCAGCCGCCCGCCGAGCAGGTGCAACAGCGTCGACTTTCCCGAACCCGATGCCCCGCTGAGCACGCGCACCTCCTGCGGAGCCAGCCGCACATCGGGGCATCGCACCGAGGCGGTCTGCCGCCCGTGCCGCACGTGCACCCCCCGCACGTGGACGACGACGTCCGGGTCCTCCGAGAGGGATCGCAGCTGCTCGGACCACGACGGTGCCGGGTCAGTGGCGGTCTCGATCCGGTGACGGGCGTGTTGCCCGTCCTCGGCGGCGTGATAAGCCCCGCCAAGCTCTCGCAGCGGCAGATAGACCTCGCCGGCGAGCACGAGCACGACCAGTCCCGCGTGCAGGGACAGGCTGCCGTCCACCAGACGGACGCCGATCAGCACGGCCGTCACCGCGACCGAGAGCGAGGCGATCAGTTCCAGGGCCATCCCGGAGACGAAGGCCGTGCGCAGCGTGCCCAGCGTCGCGTCGCGGTGGCGCCGCGCGACGGCCGCCAACGCGTCACGCTGGGCGCCTGCGCGACGCAGGCCCACGAGCACCGGCAGGCCACGGGCCAGCTCCGACAGGTGACCGGAGAGCCGGTCGAGACCCTCGGCGGCCTGCTGGATGCGGTCCTGGGTGTGCCGGCCGATCAAGATCATGAAGGCGGGCACCAGCGGCAACGTCACCACGAGCACCAGGGCGGAGACGGGGTCGCGGTACGCCGTCCACGCGATGAGCGAGACGGGCACGACCGCGGCGGCGGCGAGCGCAGGAAGCACCTGGGTGTGCTGTCCCTCCACGCCGTCGAGCCCGTGGGTGAGGAGCACCGCCTCGCGTCCGACGTCGTCGGGGGCGGCCGCAGCGCCGGCCAGACGAGGCTCCAGATAAGCGCGCCGCAGCTGCGATCGCACGCGCAGTGACGTCCGCACTCCCGCGGCCTGGACGCCGGCCTCGGCCGCCGCACGCAGCACGAGCCCCACGGTCCCCAGCCACACCAGGGGCATCAGGGATTCCAGTGCCGCGGCCTGCGGTGACCGTGCCCCGCCGGTGACCAGCTCGCCCAGCCCGCTCGCATCCGGCGCGGACTGCAGGCCGGCCAACAATGCGATGGCCCCGGCCACGGCCTCGGCGAGCACGATCCACCCGAGCGCGCGCAGTCCGGCCCAGCCGAGCAGACGTCGAAGCAGCGCGCGCTCGGAGGGCAGGGTCGGCCACGGTGAGCGGCGGTGCGGGTCGAGGTCCACGCGCTGCCGTCGGGGGGTCTCGTGGACCGGGGCGTCGGCGGTCACAGGGGCGTGACGGGGTGGGACTCCGGGATGTGCTGGACCGAGATGCGACGCCGGAACACCCAATACGACCAGCACGAGTAAGCCAGCACGAGGGGAATGAACACCGCCGTCACCACGGCCATCACACCGAGGGTGTAGGTCTGCGAGGAGGCGTTGTGGACCGTGAGGTCATAGGCGGGGTCGACCGTCGAGGGCAGCACGGTCGGATAGACGGCCGTGAACAGTGCCGCGACCCCGCACAGTAGGAACAGGCTCATGCCGAGGAACGTGAATCCCTCACGTCGGCCACGGGCCGAGATCCAGGCCCCCGCAAGCGCCACGACGGCGAGCGCGGTCAGCATCCACGCCACCGGCTTGCCGGCCTCGGCCACCACCAGCACGACCCAGGCGGCCAGCGGCGCGGCGAGCACGGGCAGCCACGTGCGCAGGGTGCGGTTCGCAGCCTCACGCGGGGCGCCGTCGGTCTTCAGCCCGAGGAACGCCCAGGCCTGGGCGAGGCAGAAGAGGACGACGGCGACACCACCGAGCACGGCATAGCCGTTGGCCCAGGCGAATGCACCGCCCACGCGGTCACCGTTGGCGTTCAGCGGGATGCCGGTGGTGGTCAACGCCAGCATGGCGCCCACCGTGAACGCCGCGATGAACGATCCTCCAGCGAGCGCCCAGTCCCACATCTCGCGCCCGCCCGGGGTCAACGCCTTGGAGCGATACTCGATGGCGACGGCGCGCAGGATCAGTCCGAACAGCGTCAGGGTCAGAGGCAGGTACAGCGCAGAGAACAGCGAGGCGTACCAGAACGGGAAAGCCGCGAAGGTGGCTCCTCCCGCCGTGAGCAGCCAGACCTCGTTGCCGTCCCAGACCGGGCCGATGGTGTTGAGCAGGACCCGCCGCTGGCGCTCGTCACGCGCCCACAGACGCATGAGCATCCCGACCCCGAGGTCGAATCCCTCCAGCAGCAGATAGCCGAGCCAGAGCACGGCAATGAGGACGAACCAGACGGTCGGCAGCACGTCGGCCACGATGGACTCCCTTGTCTCTCGGTCGGGTGTCGGGCAGGCAGGTCAGTAGGCGAAGGCGAGCACGTCGTCACGGTCGCGGGCGTCGTCCGGACCGCCCTCGCCGTCACGGTGTTCGTCGGCGGTGAGTTCGGGCATGCCGGCGGGCACGCCACCGCGCACGTACCGCGTGAGCAGCACCAGCTCGACGACCAGCAGTGCACCGTAGATGAGGCCCAGCACGATCAGCGAGACGAGGATCTCCACGCCGTCGACCCCGGGCGAGACCGCGGCGGCCGTGTACATGAACACCTGGTCGGTGCCGGACATGCTCGGATTCGGGGCGACGACGAAGGGCTGTCGGCCCATCTCGGTGAAGACCCACCCGGTGATGTTGGCGGCGAAGGGAGCGCCGATGGAGGCGACGGCCAGACGCATCCACGTCTTCGACTCCGGCACGGTGCCGCGCCGGGTCATCCAGAGCGTCATGGCCGCGGCGAGCGCGGCGAGCCCGCCGAAGGTGATCATGAGCCGGAACCCCCAATAGGTGACTTCCATGAGCGGCTGGTAGTCGATCGGGCGTCCGGCGCGCTCGCCGTACATCGGATCGTCTGGCAGGTGCGTGCCGTACTTCTCCTGGTACTCGGGGATGAGGGTGTTCACCCCCTTGACCGGCGTGGTGAAGTCCTCGTGCGCCAGATAGGACAGCAGGCCCGGGACCTCGACGAGTCCCACGACGTCGTCGCAGGTGGTCTGCCCCTCGCGGTTCGACAGATCCGCAAAGGAGAAGACCGAGAACGCGGTGCCGTCGTGGCAGGCGGCCTCGGCCGAGGCCATCTTCAGCGGCTGGAACTCGATCATCTGCTGCGCCTGCTTGTGCCCGGTGAACGCGGTCCCCGTGAAGGCGATCAGCGCCACGACGGCCCCGATGCGCAGCGAACGGATCCAGACGGCGTGGTCGATCTCATCGCGTCCCTTCGAGCCGGTGGTGCCGACCACGACGCGACCGGTGTCGTCGACGGTGTCGATCCCCTCGACGCGGCGCCGATACAGGTGGTACCACGAGATGCCCAGCAGGAAGCCGCCGGCGACGGCGTACGCGCCGAACAGGGTGTGCGGGAAGTGGGTGAGCAGCACCGGGTTGCTGAGCACGGCGCCGATGTCCGAGAGCACGGGGCGGCCGTCGACCACCTCGTAGCCCACCGGATGCTGCATGAACGCATTGGCCGCCATGATGAAGTAGGCAGAGAAATGCGCGCCGATCACCGCCGCCCAGATCGCCAGCAGGTGCACGCGCGGGCTCAGGGTGCGCCAGCCGAAGATCCAGGCGCCGAGGAACACCGATTCGAGGAAGAACGCGATGAGCGCCTCCATGGCCAGCGGGGCGCCGAAGACGTCGCCGACGAAGCGCGAGTACTCGGACCACGCCATGCCGAACTGGAACTCCTGCACGATGCCGGTCGCCACACCCATGATGAAGTTGATCAGGAACAGCTTCCCCCAGAACTTCGTCATCCTCAGGAAGTGCTCTCGGCCGGTGACGTACCACGCCGTCTGCAGCGCGGCGACGGTCAGCCCCAAGCCGATGGTGAGGGGCACCATGATGAAGTGGTAGACGGTGGTGATGCCGAACTGCCAGCGTGCGATCTCGAGCGGATCCAAGTCGTCCTCCTACGGACCTCGTCGTCCCGATGGACCAGGCGGATCCATGCTAGCCCGATGGACCAGGCGGATCCATGCTAGCCACGCACCGCGGATCGGTGTCCCAGAGTCACGGGCATGACGTCGTCGCTGTGAGCGATCCCGCTTTCCGTTCGGTCGACGGCGCCGCAGGCTCCGCTAGAGTGATCCCTCGGCCTTGGCTTCGACGGACGGCGATCACGCCGCGTCCCGCCGTCGTCGGGCTTCACCCGTACGTCGTCCAGATTGGTCCAGGTATCCCCCGTGTCCGGCAACGCCAGCTTCGAATACACCCGCGCCGCCCTGCTGTCGGTGACGGAGGTCGAAGCACCCCATGAGCTCACGTCGGATGAGCTGGACGGCCAGCTCAAAGAGGTGCTACGCCGGCTCAAGCTTCCGAAGGGGCTGCTGCAGCGCGTGGCCGGTGTGCACGCCCGACGCAACTGGGATCACTCCACCGACTTCCAGGACGCAGCTGCTCGCGCCGGTACGGCGGCGCTCGAGGCCGCCGGCGTGGCACCGGAGAAGGTCGGCCTGCTGATCAACACCTCCGTCACCCGCGCCACGCTGGAGCCCTCGGTCGCGGTGCGCATCCACGACGTGATGGGCCTGCCCACCTCGGCGACGAACTTCGACATCACCAACGCCTGCCTGGGCTTCGTCAACGGTCTGATGCTGGCCTCCTCGCTCATCGACGCTGGGCAGATCGACTACGCCGTGATCGTTGCCGGCGAGGACGCCACCAAGGTCCAGGCCGCGACCGTGCAAAACCTGCACGCCCCGTCGACGAACCGCAGCAACTTCATGGAGCAGTTCGCCTCCCTGACGCTGGGCTGCGGCGCTGCCGCGGCCGTCGTCGGGAACATCGAGGACCACCCGGAAGGCCACCGCATCGTGCGTGGCGTCACCCGCGCCGGCACCGACCACCACGACCTGTGCGTGGGAGACCACCGCGGCATGTACACCGACTCCACCGCGCTGCTCGAGGACGGTCTGGAACTGGTCATGGACGCGTGGAATGACGTCCCCGCGGACTGGGGCTGGGACACGGTCGACCGGTACATCACCCACCAGGTCTCCCAGCTGCACACCAACGCCATCGCCGACTCCGCCGGGCTCGACCTGGCGAAGATCCCGGTGACCTTCCCCGTGCTGGGCAACGTCGGCCCGGCCTCCCTGCCGATCACGCTGTACCGCGAGCAGCACGCGCTGAGCTCCGGAGACCGCCTGCTCTGCCTGGGCGTCGGCTCCGGGCTGAACACCGCGATGCTCGAGATCCACTGGTGACCCCGAGAGGACGACCATGAGCCTTCCCGCCGCCCCCGCTTCCGTGCCCGATCCCGAGACGCTGCCAGGATGGGATCCGCGGTTCTCCCGCCTGCTCACGGTCTCCTCGTCCGCCGACCCCGAGGACGTGGTGCGCACCTTCCACGTCGGGGACACCGGCCCGGCCCTGGCCGATCTCGGCGTCGAACCGATCGGCACGATCGTCGCGGTCCACGGCAACCCCACCTGGTCTTACCTGTGGCGCTCCCTGATGTCGGCCACCCTCGAGCGGGCTCGCCTGGGCGGTGACGCATGGCGCGTCGTGGCACCCGACCAGCTGGACATGGGTTTCTCGGAGCGTCTCGAGCACCGGCGCATGCCCCGTCCCGAGACCATGGGAGCCGACGGCGACGACTACCGCACCCTCGCACAGCGGATCGACGATCTGGACGCCGTCCTGCAGGCGCTGCAGCTGCCGGCCCTGGCCGCATCCGGCCGGCACCGGCTGGTCACGCTCGGTCACGACTGGGGCGGCGTGGTCTCACTCGGGTGGGCCGGACGGAACCCGGACCTCGTCTCGGGCGTCATGACGCTCAACACGGCGGTGCATCAGCCCGAGGGCGCACCGATCCCCACACCCCTGCAGGCCGCGCTGGCCGGTCCGATGCTGGCGAACTCGACGGTCACGACCGACGCGTTCCTCTCGGTGACCACCTCACTGGCCTCGCCAGCGCTCGAGCCCGAGGTCAAACGCGCCTTCCATGCCCCTTACAGCGGATCGAAGCGACGGGGTGGCGTCGGCGGGTTCGTGGCCGACATCCCGGTCGATGCCAACCACGGCTCCCACGCCGCGCTGTCCCAGGTGGCGGAGTCGGTCACGTCCCTCGGGCAGGCTGGGGTGCCCGCACTCATCCTGTGGGGCGCCGAGGACCCGGTGTTCCTGGACCGCTACCTGGACGACCTGCGAGCGCGCCTGCCCGAAGCGCGCGTGCACCGCTATGAGCAGGCCGGCCATCTGCTGATCGAGGACCGCGAACTCAGCGAGCCGATCCTCACGTGGCTGAACCTGCTGAACACCCGGCTGCTCGGCGACCCCGGCTCGGGGCTGCCGACCGCACGCGACGAGTCCCCCGCCGACGCGACGACGCAGGCCAGCGTGCGAATCGAGGTGGCCGAGCACCTCGCCCCGACCGGGGCGAGCAGCATCGACGCCGACGTCCCCCGGCTCTGGGAGCACCTGGCCGACTGGGGCGCCCCGGACTCGCCGCACCGCGACTACACCGCCCTGGTGGACATGGCCGGCGCTGCCAGCTCCCGAGCGATCGTGCGCCGCACCCGTCGACCGGCCGCGGTCAGCTGGGGCGAGCTACATGAGACGGTGTCCGCGATGGCCACCGGGCTGTGGGCCGCGGGCATGCGCCCCGGCGATCGCGTGTCCATGCTCGTGCCGCCCGGCCGGGATTTGACCGCCGCGCTCTACGCCATTCTGCGCATCGGGGCCGTGGCCGTCGTGGCCGATCAGGGTCTGGGCGTCACCGGCATGACCCGCGCCGTGCGCTCGGCCCGGCCGCGGTGGATCATCGGGCGCACCGCGGGCCTGACCGTCGCGCGCACCCAGAACTGGCCGGGCACTCGGCTGTCCGTCGCGCCCATGCCCGCGGCCGAGCGGTCCCTGCTCGGCGTCGAGGACGCCCTGTACTCGATGGTGGAACGCCACCGTGCGGCCGCCCAGAACGGCCCTGTCACCGCCGACGGGACCCCGTTGCCGGTGCCGGCCGACCACGCCGAGGCCGCCGTGCTGTTCACCTCCGGTTCCACCGGCCCGGCCAAGGGCGTCGTCTACACCCACCGTCGGCTCGGGCACCTGGTGCGTCGCGTCCGCCGGACCCTGGACGTTGGCCCGGGTGCCTCGCTGGTCTCCGGCTTCGCCCCGTTCGCGCTGCTCGGGCCGGCCCTGGGGGCCGCCTCCGTGACGCCGGACATGGAGGTCACCAAGCCGGCTACCCTCACCGCAACGGCCCTGGCGGCCGCGGCGGAGGCGGGGCAGTCCACCGTCCTGTTCGCCTCGCCTGCGGCCCTGGCGAACGTCGTGGCGACGGCCGGAGCGCTGACCCGTGGCGAGCGGGCTGCGCTCGAACGGATCCGTCTGGTGCTCTCCGCCGGCGCGCCCGTGCACCCGAGCCTGATGCGAGCGGTGCTCGAGCTGCTGCCGAACGCCTCCGTGCACTCTCCCTACGGGATGACCGAGGGTCTGCTGCTCACCGACATCGACTCCGACACGGTGCTGGCCCTGCGTCGTTCGGGCGAGGCAGGGGTGTGCGTCGGCACGCCCGTCGACTCGGTGGATCTACGCATTGCGCCGCTGCTCGAGGACGGCACACCCGACGAAGTGCTGCTGGACGCCCGCTCCGGCCACGGCGTGCTGGGCGAGATCGTCGTGAGCGCTCCGCACCTGAAGGAGCGCTACGACGCCCTCTGGTTCACGGACCAGCAGTCCAAACGCGACGGTCTGTTCAGCGCCCCCGGTCAGGTCTGGCACCGCACCAATGACGTCGGACACATCGACGCCGAGGGTCGGCTGTGGATCGAGGGACGGCTGCAGCACGTGATCACGACGGCACAGGGGCCTGTGGCACCGGGAGGCCCCGAGGCCCGCATCGACGCTCTGGGTCCGGTCGCCCGGTCTGCCGTCGTGGGTGTCGGGCCGGCCGGGACCCAGGCCGTGGTCGCCGTGATCGAGGCCGCCCGGCCGGCGACGCGTCCGCCGCGCCGCCCGGGCCATCGCAAGGACGGCCGGCCCCAGGCGGGACTGGCTCCGGCCGGGGTGGCCGCGGCCGTGCGCCGCGCCGTGGAGCCGCTGGCGGTCTCCGCCGTGCTGGTCGCGGACGAGATCCCCACGGACATCCGGCACAATTCGAAGATCGATCGGCCACGCGTGGCCGCGTGGGCCGAGAAGGTCCTCGCCGGCGGCACGGTGGGTGCGCTCTGATGAGCGCGCTCGGGTTCGAGGTCGACCTCGATCACGCTGGTGCGCCGCAACTGCACGAGCGGCTCGCCTCGCGCCGGGTGCTGGTCACGGGGGCCTCCGGGATCCTCGGTGCGGGTGTGTCGCGCTCGCTGCTGGAGGCGGGCAACGAGGTCCGGACCCTGCAGCGCCGCCCCAGCGGTGTGGCCGGCGCGCAGGACGTGCTCGGCTCGGTGACGGACCCCGATGCCGTCGCGGCCGCGGTGGAGGGCGTGGACACCGTCGTGCATGTCGCCGCCATGGTGTCCGTGTCGGGCCGCGAGGCGGAGTTCGAGGCCGTGAACGTCGAGGGCACTCGCACCCTGGTGGACGCGGCCCGACGGGCCGGCGTGGTCCGGTTCGTGCACATCTCCTCCCCCTCGGTGGCGCACGCCGGCTCGTCGATCGTGGGCGAGGGGGCAGGCCCCGCCGACCCCCGGCAGGCGCGTGGCCCCTACGCTCGGACCAAGGCGGCCGGTGAGCTGATCGCTCTGGACGCCGATTCGGAACGCTTCCGTGTGCTGGCCCTGCGCCCGCACTTGATGTGGGGACCGGGCGACATGCAGCTCACCGATCGGATCGTTCAACGGGCCCGGGCCGGGCGGCTGCCCGTGCTCGGTTCCGGCGCGTCCCTGGTGGACACCCTGTACACGTGGAACGCGGTGGAGGCGGTCGTGGCGGCGGTCTCGGCCGTGGACGACGTGCACGGCGAAGCGCTCGTGGTGACCAACGGCGAACCGCGCCCCGTCGGGGAGCTGATCGCCCAGATCGCGATGGCCGGCGGAGCACAGGCGCCGAGCCGTCGGGTGTCCCCGCGTCTGGCGCGCGGGGTCGGCGCGGTGATCGAGAAGGCGTGGGAGCTGCCCCTGGGCCTGGGCCGGCTGACCGGCGACGGCGAGCCGCCGCTGACGCAGTTCCTGGCCGAACAGCTCTCCACGGCGCACTGGTTCGACCAGCGCCGCACCCGTGAGGTGCTCGGCTGGGAGCCCACGGTCAGCCTCGATGAGGGGCTGCGGCGGCTCGCCGAGTACTACGCCGCGCGCTGACCGCCCCGTCCCCGGCGGCGCTGTCAGCGCATGTGCCGGGTGACGATCGCCTGGACGGCCACCGCGACCATCACGCCCAGGCCGCCTGCCGCCAACGGGTGCCAGATGGTGCCGGACAGGCCCAGCACGAACATCGGCACCACGCTCACCCCCAGCAAGGTGACCATCAGGAACATCGTGGAGCCGCGTCCGGCGTCGAACACCGGCCGTCGGCTCTCGTCCGCGTCGACAGCAAAGCGCCGTCCTCTCAGCACTGGCACACAGGCCAGCAACAGGACGACCGTCACTGCCAGGGCGAGCAGGCCGGAGGCGAACAGCTCACGGACGCTGCTGACCAGGCTCGCCAGTCCGACGCAGGCTCCGATCACCGCCGCGCGCCACGGTTCGATTCTCGCGGCGCCCGCCGACTGCCCAGAGTACGTCGCGGACGTCCCCGTCGAGGTCAGCGACGACGCAGGTGAGGGCTGATCGGCCGGGGCACAGGGCACGCTGGTGGACGAGGGTTCCATAGGTCGCACGCTAACAGCCCCCTGGCACGCCAGCGTCAGGCGTCGATGCGCTCAGCGTCCAGCTCGTCGGCGTGGGAGGCGATGAACTGTTTGCGCGGGGCGACGGAGGAGCCCATGAGCAGGTCGAACACGCGTTCAGCGGCCTCGACCTCCTCGATTCGCACCCGTCGCAGCATGCGGTGGCGCGGGTCCATGGTCGTCTCCGCCAGCTGGTCGGCGTCCATCTCGCCCAGGCCCTTGTACCGCTGGATCGGCTCCTTGTACGAGCGGCCCTCGGACTCGAGCCGGGCGAGCACCTGCTGCAGTTGAGTCTCGGAGTAGGTGTAGATGACCTCGCGTTCCTTCTGACCGCGCGTAACCGCCTCGACCCGGTGCAGCGGCGGCACGGCAGCGTAGACCCGGCCGGCTTCGACCAGCGGCCGCATGTACCGGAAGAACAGGGTCAGCAGCAGGGTGCGGATGTGTGCGCCGTCGACGTCGGCGTCGGTCATCAGGATCACCTTGCCGTAGCGGGCCGCCTCCACGTCGAAGCTGCGGCCGGCGCCGCCGCCGACCACCTGGATCAGCGCGGCGCACTCGGCGTTGGAGAGCATGTCCCCCACCGAGGCCTTCTGCACGTTGAGGATCTTGCCGCGAATCGGCAGCAGCGCCTGGAAGTCTGAAGAGCGCGCGAGCTTGGCCGTGCCGAGGGCGGAGTCCCCCTCGACGATGAACAGCTCAGAGGCAGCGACGTCGCCGGTGCGGCAGTCGGCGAGCTTCGCCGGCATCGTGGAGGTCTCGAGCGCATTCTTGCGGCGCTGGTTCTCCTTGTGGGTGCGGGCCGAGATGCGCGACTTCATCTCGGCGACGACCTTCTCGAGCACCTGCCCCGACTGCTGCTTCTGCGCCCGCGCACCGGAGCTGAGCAGGGCTGTCAGCTCCTTCTCGACGACCTTGCCGACGATGCGACGCACGGCCGGGGTCCCGAGGATCTCCTTGGTCTGCCCTTCGAACTGCGGCTCGGCGAGACGCACGGTCAGCACGGCGGTGAGGCCGGCCAGCACGTCGTCCTTCTCCAGCTTGTCATTGCCGGCCTTGAGGCGGCGGGCG
Proteins encoded in this region:
- a CDS encoding 3-oxoacyl-ACP synthase III, producing MSGNASFEYTRAALLSVTEVEAPHELTSDELDGQLKEVLRRLKLPKGLLQRVAGVHARRNWDHSTDFQDAAARAGTAALEAAGVAPEKVGLLINTSVTRATLEPSVAVRIHDVMGLPTSATNFDITNACLGFVNGLMLASSLIDAGQIDYAVIVAGEDATKVQAATVQNLHAPSTNRSNFMEQFASLTLGCGAAAAVVGNIEDHPEGHRIVRGVTRAGTDHHDLCVGDHRGMYTDSTALLEDGLELVMDAWNDVPADWGWDTVDRYITHQVSQLHTNAIADSAGLDLAKIPVTFPVLGNVGPASLPITLYREQHALSSGDRLLCLGVGSGLNTAMLEIHW
- a CDS encoding DNA gyrase subunit B, with protein sequence MSRSTEYNARHLSVLEGLEAVRKRPGMYIGSTDSRGLMHCLWEIIDNSVDEALAGHGASIEVTLHPDGSVEVEDNGRGIPVDVEPRTGLTGVEVVFTKLHAGGKFGGGSYAASGGLHGVGASVVNALSSRLDVQVVRAGKVHQMSFRRGEPGTFADGSRPRPDAEFTPAADASPLTVVGKAKRGQTGTRVRYWADEQIFTPDARFSAEDLQARARQTAYLIPGLRITVRDERRLPGTAGEDGPHEEVFQYDGGIAEFAEHLTQLNPVTDVWRIQGSGSFTEKVPVLGDDGRTQMQDLKRTCEVDLALRWDVGYDTTVRSFVNIIATPKGGTHLSGFESAMLKVFRDQVAANARRLKAGNDKLEKDDVLAGLTAVLTVRLAEPQFEGQTKEILGTPAVRRIVGKVVEKELTALLSSGARAQKQQSGQVLEKVVAEMKSRISARTHKENQRRKNALETSTMPAKLADCRTGDVAASELFIVEGDSALGTAKLARSSDFQALLPIRGKILNVQKASVGDMLSNAECAALIQVVGGGAGRSFDVEAARYGKVILMTDADVDGAHIRTLLLTLFFRYMRPLVEAGRVYAAVPPLHRVEAVTRGQKEREVIYTYSETQLQQVLARLESEGRSYKEPIQRYKGLGEMDADQLAETTMDPRHRMLRRVRIEEVEAAERVFDLLMGSSVAPRKQFIASHADELDAERIDA
- a CDS encoding cytochrome ubiquinol oxidase subunit I, translated to MDPLEIARWQFGITTVYHFIMVPLTIGLGLTVAALQTAWYVTGREHFLRMTKFWGKLFLINFIMGVATGIVQEFQFGMAWSEYSRFVGDVFGAPLAMEALIAFFLESVFLGAWIFGWRTLSPRVHLLAIWAAVIGAHFSAYFIMAANAFMQHPVGYEVVDGRPVLSDIGAVLSNPVLLTHFPHTLFGAYAVAGGFLLGISWYHLYRRRVEGIDTVDDTGRVVVGTTGSKGRDEIDHAVWIRSLRIGAVVALIAFTGTAFTGHKQAQQMIEFQPLKMASAEAACHDGTAFSVFSFADLSNREGQTTCDDVVGLVEVPGLLSYLAHEDFTTPVKGVNTLIPEYQEKYGTHLPDDPMYGERAGRPIDYQPLMEVTYWGFRLMITFGGLAALAAAMTLWMTRRGTVPESKTWMRLAVASIGAPFAANITGWVFTEMGRQPFVVAPNPSMSGTDQVFMYTAAAVSPGVDGVEILVSLIVLGLIYGALLVVELVLLTRYVRGGVPAGMPELTADEHRDGEGGPDDARDRDDVLAFAY
- a CDS encoding NAD-dependent epimerase/dehydratase family protein, with the translated sequence MSALGFEVDLDHAGAPQLHERLASRRVLVTGASGILGAGVSRSLLEAGNEVRTLQRRPSGVAGAQDVLGSVTDPDAVAAAVEGVDTVVHVAAMVSVSGREAEFEAVNVEGTRTLVDAARRAGVVRFVHISSPSVAHAGSSIVGEGAGPADPRQARGPYARTKAAGELIALDADSERFRVLALRPHLMWGPGDMQLTDRIVQRARAGRLPVLGSGASLVDTLYTWNAVEAVVAAVSAVDDVHGEALVVTNGEPRPVGELIAQIAMAGGAQAPSRRVSPRLARGVGAVIEKAWELPLGLGRLTGDGEPPLTQFLAEQLSTAHWFDQRRTREVLGWEPTVSLDEGLRRLAEYYAAR
- the cydB gene encoding cytochrome d ubiquinol oxidase subunit II — its product is MADVLPTVWFVLIAVLWLGYLLLEGFDLGVGMLMRLWARDERQRRVLLNTIGPVWDGNEVWLLTAGGATFAAFPFWYASLFSALYLPLTLTLFGLILRAVAIEYRSKALTPGGREMWDWALAGGSFIAAFTVGAMLALTTTGIPLNANGDRVGGAFAWANGYAVLGGVAVVLFCLAQAWAFLGLKTDGAPREAANRTLRTWLPVLAAPLAAWVVLVVAEAGKPVAWMLTALAVVALAGAWISARGRREGFTFLGMSLFLLCGVAALFTAVYPTVLPSTVDPAYDLTVHNASSQTYTLGVMAVVTAVFIPLVLAYSCWSYWVFRRRISVQHIPESHPVTPL
- a CDS encoding alpha/beta fold hydrolase, coding for MSLPAAPASVPDPETLPGWDPRFSRLLTVSSSADPEDVVRTFHVGDTGPALADLGVEPIGTIVAVHGNPTWSYLWRSLMSATLERARLGGDAWRVVAPDQLDMGFSERLEHRRMPRPETMGADGDDYRTLAQRIDDLDAVLQALQLPALAASGRHRLVTLGHDWGGVVSLGWAGRNPDLVSGVMTLNTAVHQPEGAPIPTPLQAALAGPMLANSTVTTDAFLSVTTSLASPALEPEVKRAFHAPYSGSKRRGGVGGFVADIPVDANHGSHAALSQVAESVTSLGQAGVPALILWGAEDPVFLDRYLDDLRARLPEARVHRYEQAGHLLIEDRELSEPILTWLNLLNTRLLGDPGSGLPTARDESPADATTQASVRIEVAEHLAPTGASSIDADVPRLWEHLADWGAPDSPHRDYTALVDMAGAASSRAIVRRTRRPAAVSWGELHETVSAMATGLWAAGMRPGDRVSMLVPPGRDLTAALYAILRIGAVAVVADQGLGVTGMTRAVRSARPRWIIGRTAGLTVARTQNWPGTRLSVAPMPAAERSLLGVEDALYSMVERHRAAAQNGPVTADGTPLPVPADHAEAAVLFTSGSTGPAKGVVYTHRRLGHLVRRVRRTLDVGPGASLVSGFAPFALLGPALGAASVTPDMEVTKPATLTATALAAAAEAGQSTVLFASPAALANVVATAGALTRGERAALERIRLVLSAGAPVHPSLMRAVLELLPNASVHSPYGMTEGLLLTDIDSDTVLALRRSGEAGVCVGTPVDSVDLRIAPLLEDGTPDEVLLDARSGHGVLGEIVVSAPHLKERYDALWFTDQQSKRDGLFSAPGQVWHRTNDVGHIDAEGRLWIEGRLQHVITTAQGPVAPGGPEARIDALGPVARSAVVGVGPAGTQAVVAVIEAARPATRPPRRPGHRKDGRPQAGLAPAGVAAAVRRAVEPLAVSAVLVADEIPTDIRHNSKIDRPRVAAWAEKVLAGGTVGAL